TTCTTTTGGTTTGACCATTAGTAGTCGGATGAAATGCGGTACTTAAACATAGTTTAGATccgaatgcttcttgcaacttttcccaaaatcgtGAAAAAAATTTTGGGCCTCTGTTAGACATAATGGTTCTCGGTACTCCATGTAATCTTATAATTTCTCGAACATAAGCGTTAGTCAATTGTTCTACTGACCATGTTCCCTTCATTGACAGGAATcttgcaactttggtcaatctATAAACTATTACTcaaattgtgtcatttcctcattgcgttcttggtaatccaactacaaaatccatggatatggaATCTCATTTCCATTCAGGaatttctagtggttgaagtaCTCCAAAAGTTTTTctgcctttcaaatttcaccttctggCAAATCAAACATCGAGATACAAATTCAGCTACATCTTTTctcatacctttccaccaaaatagttttcttaattcttcaatcatcttatctctaccagggtgtaagtgaaacattccttcgtgtccttctttcaaaatttcttcttttcttagttctttcTTAGTTCTttcttagttcacctttctcACTTCCTTTGAACGCTTCTGtctcttttctttgaactcaaatgattaactcgattatctcgggatcttcttgttgtggttctataattctttcgaacaaagtcgattgtatagtcattgctcccaaatacctAACAACTGGATAGTGATTAAAaatttctagatctaacttcTGGATTTCTAGGTATAGTTCCCAAGGTATCGTCATTATAACATTTACAGATATCCTCGGCCTTCTACTTAATGCATCTGCCACTTTTTTTGCTTTTCTaggatgataatttatgtcaacttcaaagtctttaatgatttccaaCCACCGCCTTTGTCGCATATTCAGCTCCTTCTAATTaaagacatatttcaaatttttatgattagttaagatcttgcatggtactccatagagataatgtATCCATAACTTCAGGGCAAAAATTACGGCTGCTAGTTCAATGTCTTGTACTGGATAATTCAACTCGTGTGGCCTCAATTGCCTTGACGCATAAGCTACTACTGCCCTCGtgcattagcacacatcccaaaccttccttcgatgtatcacaatatacctcaaatgcttCCCATAGTTGGGCATGGTCAACACAGGTGTAGTCGTAAGTCTCCTGTTAAGCTCTTCTAGTGATTTACTATGCTTCTCGCCCCATTGAAATCGAACTCCCTTTTTACGTATCTTAAACAACGATCGGGCAATTTTTTTAGATaaattttccacaaacttcctgTAATAGCCTGCTAAGCCCaagaaacttcttacttcagtaacaCTCCTTGGATTCGGCCACTCCATCACTGCCCTAGTCTTTTCAGGGTCAACAAAAATTCCATCCTTCGAAACAACGTGTACTAAGAAAAGATATCTTTTCTAAcaaaaattcacatttactaaacttgccaTAAAGTTTCTCCTTTCTCAATTTCTCCAAAACTATCCTTATGTGCTTCTCATATTGCTCTTCATTCTTTGAATACAaaaatatatcatcaataaacacaactacaaacttatccaggtaagggttgaagtatctttgcatgagatccatgaatgctgctggagcattcgttagaccaaatggcattactagaaactcatagtgcccgtaTCTGGTTTTGAATGCAGTCTTAGGAAAATCTTTTTCAgcaattttttattaatgataACCAGACCTGAAATCTATCTTCGAAAAGACCCTTGATCCCCTAACAGATTAAAAAGGTTGTCTATCCTTGgcaaaggataacgattcttgatggtaatcttattgatctccctataatcaatgcatagcctcatactcccatctttctttctgacaaagagaaccggagctccccatggtgaaacactaggtcgaatgaaacctttttccaGATATCACTATTTCGGTAGCGGATCTAGCCAGCTCTATGAACTTACTTGCATATTCGATCACTTGCGTATCAAAGatcattctctttctttctctaaaGCGAGGGTGGGTAAAATTGATCACGAAGCTTCTTCAAAAATTGTTCCCAAGTAGAATATATGGCAGCTTGTTTTACAGTCCTCCACCATAGTTCAGCAGTGCTTGTTAAGTACAATACGGCCAATTTAACTTTCAAATTTTACGGGCAATTTACGTCCTCTAATAGTttctcctatatatatatatatatatatatatatatatatatatatatatatatatatatatatatatatatatatatatatatcactgcAAAAAAAGAACATCCTCATAAATGAAATGGGGGATTGGCATGAGGGATCGTGGACCTGGCATCTCACATGGCGTAGAACCCTGTACGATAGGGAAAATGACGAAGTCTCAAGTCTCAAAATCCACATTGAACCGAAAGGGCCGAACAGGGAAATGGAGGATGGTGTGTTCTGGAAACACTCTAATAGTTTGTGCTATCCTGTAAAGAACATCGTTGCGAAAATGAATGAAGCTTATGCGTCCACTCTATCCAAACCTATAATCAATATTGTATGGCAAAAGTTTATCCCTCCAAGAGAAAAATTGTATGTATGGTTGGCATATCTGGAAAAACTTAAAACTGGTGATTTTCTTGTGGAAAAGGGGATGCTTGACTCTAAACAGGTCCTTTGCCCATTCTGTAACCTAGAAGCAGAATCCAATTCTTACATTCTTTTTACATGTAGATTCTCCTGAAGTTCTtggatgaatatatatatatatatatatatatacatatatatatatatatacatatatatatatatatatatatatatatatatatatatatatatatatatatatatgtacatatatgtatatatatatatatatatatatatatatatatatatatatatatatacatatatatatatatatatatatatatatatatatatatatatatatatatatatatatacatatataaataaatatatatataaataaataaatatatatatatatatatatatatatatatatatatatatatatatacatatatatatatacatatatatatatatatatatatatatatatatatatatatatatatatgtctatatatatatatatatatatatatatatatatatatatatatatatatatatatatatatatatatgtatatatatatatctatatatgtatatatatatatatatatctatatatatatatatatatatatatatatatatatatatatatatatatatatatatatatatatatatatacatatatgtatatgtatatatatatatatatatatatatatatatatatatatatatatatatatatatatatatatatatatatacatatatatatataaatatatatatatatatatatatatatatatatctatacatatatatatatatatctatacatatatatatatatatatatatatatatatatatatatatatatatatatatatatatttatatatatatatatatatgtatatatatatatatatatatatatatatatatatatatatatatatatatatatatatatatatatatatatatatatatatatacatatatatatatatatatatatatatatatatatatatatatatatatatgtatgtatatacatacatatatatatatatatatatatatatatatatatatatatatatatatatatatatatatatatatatatatatatatatatatatatatatatatatatttatatatatatatatataaatgtgaaTTATACAAATATATTGGTTCTCCCCTTGTAAACTCAATCATGTTTCCTTAATTATAAGTGAACTTTTTTCTTCAACATTGTGAGTTTAGACTCTTTTTATTGAGTTTAGACAAAGTTTAAATGAAGTTACTTAAACCTGGTAACTTATTATATTTATGTTgcatataaaaatatacatgAGTCGATAAACATCGTCAAATTATTTAACAAAGTTAAAAGGGTTACAAGAGTAAGGTAAAAGGTATTCACTTATTTCAGGTCATCATTCATGTTCTATGATTTCCTAAAGGAACGAATTTAAATCAATTATATACATAATGTGAATATGAAACTACTTTCTCATTAGTCTTTATTAAAAAGAGTTGCAGCATATAGCTCTATAATACAAAGTCTTACTCTATTTGTTTGCATGAGACTGCGGCCAAATCATGTGAGGTGAAACTGGAGTggagaataaaaataaacaaatggaTGATACAAATGAATGGTTACATGGATAGAGTAAATATTTTTCTGCATCAAATTTAAAGAAAGGATAATAGGGTCATTGGCAAAAGAGAAAAGGGTGCACAATGACACATTAAAAGGGACAAAAGGAGTACGCAACATGATTGAGTATTAAACAGTTGCCTATCAACAAGCAGGCCCACAATAAACTTTTTTGAATGTACAATTTGTTGCTTTATTTTAATACATGCAAATAGTCTACTTAAAAAACAATTCTTAGAGTGGGCACGCTACAGAGAAAGACAGTAATGGGAGAAGCACTGTTGTCTAACAAAACATGAGTAACATAGGAGACATATATTAGAGCAGGCATGCAA
The sequence above is drawn from the Amaranthus tricolor cultivar Red isolate AtriRed21 chromosome 5, ASM2621246v1, whole genome shotgun sequence genome and encodes:
- the LOC130813411 gene encoding uncharacterized protein LOC130813411; this translates as MEWPNPRSVTEVRSFLGLAGYYRKFVENLSKKIARSLFKIRKKGVRFQWGEKHSKSLEELNRRLTTTPVLTMPNYGKHLRYIKELNMRQRRWLEIIKDFEVDINYHPRKAKKVADALSRRPRISVNVIMTIPWELYLEIQKLDLEIFNHYPVVSYQTNIKMAPDEALYGRKCRVSLCWDQMDLNVPEEPDLIQDSIDSLGWCKRT